One window of Candidatus Chlorobium masyuteum genomic DNA carries:
- a CDS encoding YcjF family protein: MKENTDETSAEVVAESVNDTLDRDQRVEKHARNHILTAMGIGLFPLPIIDMVALVGVQLDMIRTIANEYHVPFRRDLGKSVITTLLGGFVPVALGGTLASLIKCIPLVGQSAGAVTMPVVAGAATYAISRVFIQHFESGGTFLDMDPAKVKVHFAEQFEKGKKVASDLKKEGKASPAN; encoded by the coding sequence ATGAAAGAGAACACAGACGAAACCTCTGCCGAGGTGGTTGCTGAAAGTGTCAACGACACTCTTGATCGTGATCAGCGTGTTGAGAAACATGCAAGAAATCACATTCTGACAGCAATGGGCATAGGACTTTTTCCTCTGCCGATCATTGATATGGTTGCGCTGGTCGGTGTACAGCTTGACATGATCAGGACGATTGCCAATGAATACCATGTGCCATTCAGACGCGATCTCGGAAAATCCGTCATCACAACCCTGCTTGGCGGTTTTGTACCTGTTGCACTGGGCGGAACGCTTGCCAGTCTGATCAAATGTATTCCCCTCGTTGGACAGTCTGCCGGCGCAGTTACCATGCCGGTTGTCGCAGGAGCTGCCACCTACGCGATTTCCAGGGTATTTATCCAGCACTTCGAATCAGGCGGCACGTTTCTTGATATGGATCCTGCCAAGGTAAAGGTCCATTTTGCCGAGCAGTTTGAAAAAGGGAAGAAGGTTGCATCCGATTTGAAGAAAGAGGGCAAGGCAAGCCCGGCTAACTGA
- a CDS encoding DUF4405 domain-containing protein, protein MNTFFSWRKFTSFGLFLSFLMILLSGVILYIFPGSRGGMWEMGGLSKQAWQQQHTIFGFAFSLFSLCHLFLINWKAFFSYLKTKTASGFRRPTEMVMIVLLSLFTGVGTLTGIQPFSGIIDLGNGISKSWDRNEAGAVAALSGERLSLAALSIEQGTGDGMPEHDGSDYHHHRHAGAFTSSGFREEAIPQDEINGGNGNPSGTRAENLPSRISSSGAPDDELHRQTTKSCSACH, encoded by the coding sequence ATGAACACCTTTTTCAGCTGGCGGAAATTTACAAGCTTCGGCCTTTTTCTCTCCTTCCTTATGATTTTACTCTCGGGAGTGATCCTCTATATTTTTCCGGGAAGCCGGGGTGGCATGTGGGAGATGGGAGGACTTTCCAAACAGGCATGGCAGCAGCAGCACACTATTTTCGGATTCGCCTTTTCACTTTTCTCGCTCTGCCATCTGTTTTTGATTAACTGGAAGGCGTTCTTCTCCTACCTTAAAACAAAAACAGCCTCCGGATTCAGGCGTCCGACAGAGATGGTGATGATCGTGCTGCTTTCGCTCTTTACGGGTGTCGGTACCTTGACGGGTATCCAGCCTTTTTCAGGAATTATTGATCTGGGCAATGGAATTTCAAAATCGTGGGATCGTAACGAAGCGGGGGCGGTTGCAGCTCTTTCAGGTGAACGTCTCTCTCTTGCAGCGCTTTCGATAGAGCAAGGTACCGGAGATGGTATGCCGGAGCATGATGGTTCTGACTATCATCATCATCGCCATGCTGGAGCCTTTACATCCTCAGGCTTCCGGGAAGAGGCTATACCTCAGGATGAGATTAATGGAGGCAACGGCAACCCTTCCGGCACAAGAGCTGAAAACCTTCCATCTCGAATAAGCAGTTCAGGGGCACCGGATGATGAACTGCATCGTCAGACAACGAAGTCATGTTCAGCATGCCATTAA
- a CDS encoding aliphatic sulfonate ABC transporter substrate-binding protein, translating to MSFWRAIMLKPLCAVIVCSTALFGMMMPPGVYGVPMPSSLRMDYTEYNQLSIVLKKFGWLEQEFKADNLPVSWIYRGKGEDGIKYLAKGTVDFVSVDALGAFISKANGHPVKTVYMFSRPEWTMLLVTRDSPYNSLVELKGKKIAALTESYPWYFLLRALHKSGLRKGDVTILPLQLPDGRTALEELRVDAWVGAEPFIATSRLESGFRAIYRNPEYNSSGFLNTTEAFAAKYPEVVARVVRIYEMVRKWAIRHPDELAEIYADETGISLPVAQLIISQIDLSRPLPNRSDLKILMDAAPLLEAEKLIKQGTAVERVVGDLVDFSYLTQK from the coding sequence ATGAGCTTCTGGCGTGCGATAATGCTCAAACCTCTCTGTGCGGTGATTGTCTGTTCAACAGCCTTGTTCGGAATGATGATGCCCCCGGGAGTTTATGGGGTGCCGATGCCCTCATCACTTCGGATGGATTATACCGAATACAATCAGCTCAGCATCGTGTTAAAAAAATTCGGCTGGCTTGAACAGGAGTTCAAGGCCGATAATCTGCCTGTCAGCTGGATTTATAGAGGAAAAGGAGAGGATGGAATCAAATATTTGGCCAAAGGAACGGTCGATTTTGTCTCTGTAGATGCGTTAGGCGCTTTTATCAGTAAAGCAAACGGTCACCCGGTCAAGACGGTCTACATGTTTTCGCGACCGGAATGGACAATGCTGCTGGTGACTCGGGACTCTCCCTACAACTCTCTCGTGGAGTTAAAGGGAAAAAAAATAGCAGCATTAACAGAAAGCTATCCCTGGTATTTCCTGCTTCGTGCACTGCATAAGTCCGGCTTGCGGAAGGGAGATGTTACTATTCTGCCACTGCAGCTTCCTGACGGACGAACAGCTCTTGAAGAGTTGAGGGTTGACGCATGGGTTGGCGCAGAACCATTTATTGCCACCAGCCGGCTGGAAAGTGGTTTCCGAGCGATATACCGAAACCCCGAATATAACAGCTCCGGGTTCTTGAATACAACAGAAGCATTTGCTGCAAAATATCCAGAGGTTGTTGCCCGGGTTGTCAGGATTTATGAGATGGTGCGCAAGTGGGCAATCCGCCATCCCGATGAGTTGGCTGAGATCTATGCGGATGAAACAGGAATCTCTTTGCCTGTTGCTCAATTGATAATCAGTCAGATTGATTTGTCGCGTCCGCTTCCGAACAGAAGTGATCTGAAAATATTGATGGATGCAGCTCCTCTGCTGGAAGCAGAAAAACTGATTAAACAGGGGACAGCGGTGGAGCGGGTAGTCGGGGATCTGGTTGATTTCAGTTATCTGACACAAAAATAA
- a CDS encoding YXWGXW repeat-containing protein, protein MKNKTLLVAGVLFGTLHLNVPDGMAMSPGGRGGTSIVISTQPRFIDIPDQGFSVSVGSPYDIVSYNSQYYLYQNGSWYNSRDYRGPWQVTRESNLPERIRRHRIADIRRYRDTENSRRGNNGQNQRDNNNNNRR, encoded by the coding sequence ATGAAAAACAAAACATTATTAGTTGCAGGAGTTCTTTTTGGAACACTGCATCTTAATGTTCCGGATGGGATGGCCATGAGCCCTGGAGGCAGAGGTGGCACATCAATTGTTATCAGTACACAACCACGGTTTATCGACATTCCGGATCAGGGGTTCTCTGTATCAGTAGGAAGTCCTTATGATATAGTCAGTTACAATAGTCAATACTATCTGTACCAGAATGGTTCGTGGTATAACTCAAGGGACTACAGAGGGCCATGGCAGGTAACTCGCGAGAGCAACCTTCCAGAAAGAATAAGACGACATCGTATAGCCGATATTCGACGCTATCGCGATACAGAGAACAGCAGACGTGGAAACAATGGTCAGAATCAGCGCGATAACAACAATAACAATCGACGGTAA
- a CDS encoding putative periplasmic lipoprotein yields the protein MKYYALLILLSVALAGCSSSLKGSVGSTSTPEPSKTGSNMTASK from the coding sequence ATGAAATACTATGCACTCTTAATTTTACTTTCCGTAGCTCTTGCCGGATGCTCATCATCACTCAAAGGTAGTGTTGGCAGCACCAGCACTCCTGAGCCGTCAAAAACAGGCAGTAACATGACCGCCAGCAAGTAA